The following coding sequences are from one Microbacterium wangchenii window:
- a CDS encoding SDR family NAD(P)-dependent oxidoreductase, whose protein sequence is MDIAGSSALVTGGASGLGRATARRLAASGAIVTIVDLPSSPGEEVAADLGGRFAPADVTDPDQMAAAVAVAAETGPLRVVVNCAGIAPPGKVLDRDGVPTPLETFERIVRVNLVGTYNVIAQASAVMSRTEPVHEGGDRGVIVNTASVAAFDGQIGQPAYSASKGGVHAMTLPIARELARYGIRVVTIAPGIMETPMLRNLPQAAQDSLGQQVPHPARLGEADEYARLVLAIVDNGYLNGETIRLDGAIRMAPR, encoded by the coding sequence ATGGACATCGCGGGATCGAGCGCACTCGTCACCGGCGGCGCGAGCGGCCTGGGGCGTGCGACTGCACGACGGCTGGCCGCATCCGGAGCGATCGTCACGATCGTCGATCTGCCCTCCTCACCGGGCGAGGAGGTGGCCGCCGACCTGGGCGGGCGTTTCGCTCCGGCCGACGTCACCGATCCCGACCAGATGGCGGCGGCGGTCGCCGTCGCCGCCGAGACCGGACCGCTGCGCGTCGTGGTCAACTGCGCCGGGATCGCGCCGCCGGGAAAGGTGCTCGACCGCGACGGCGTGCCGACGCCCCTGGAGACGTTCGAGCGGATCGTGCGCGTCAACCTCGTCGGCACGTACAACGTCATCGCCCAGGCCTCCGCCGTCATGTCGCGCACCGAGCCGGTGCACGAGGGCGGTGACCGCGGCGTCATCGTCAACACCGCGAGCGTCGCCGCCTTCGACGGGCAGATCGGCCAGCCCGCGTACTCGGCGAGCAAGGGCGGCGTGCACGCCATGACCCTCCCGATCGCCCGGGAGCTCGCCCGCTATGGGATCCGCGTCGTCACGATCGCGCCCGGGATCATGGAGACGCCGATGCTGCGCAACCTGCCTCAGGCGGCGCAGGACTCCCTCGGGCAGCAGGTGCCGCACCCCGCGCGCCTGGGCGAAGCCGACGAGTATGCGCGCCTCGTGCTCGCGATCGTCGACAACGGCTACCTCAACGGCGAGACGATCCGCCTCGACGGCGCGATCCGCATGGCGCCGCGATGA
- a CDS encoding DUF2652 domain-containing protein — protein MTTARTALLIADIGGYTDYMGAHRMTLAHAEVNTARMLESMIRAAPDFDLIEIEGDAAFLARRTSPAEPDGTLSNLLAVAVAMHRAFHDERAYVVANLCPCGGCRQARDLTLKFVAHVGDVATQSIRGRTKLVGIDVILVHRLLKNDVTIPEYVLLTDELFRTDETALGETRQEIAAELEGIGSIGAHFVDVGSLDAAPPPPRALGLGARLASTFSAVGRGLPYMTGRKRPRRDR, from the coding sequence GTGACCACTGCACGCACGGCGTTGCTGATCGCCGACATCGGCGGATACACCGACTACATGGGCGCGCATCGGATGACCCTGGCGCACGCCGAGGTCAATACCGCGCGCATGCTCGAGAGCATGATCCGTGCGGCGCCCGACTTCGATCTCATCGAGATCGAGGGCGACGCCGCGTTCTTGGCTCGTCGCACGAGTCCCGCAGAACCGGACGGCACTCTCTCGAATCTGCTGGCGGTGGCGGTGGCGATGCATCGGGCCTTCCATGACGAACGCGCCTATGTCGTGGCCAACCTGTGCCCGTGCGGGGGATGCCGGCAGGCGCGCGACCTCACGCTGAAGTTCGTCGCCCACGTGGGCGATGTCGCCACGCAGAGCATCAGGGGCCGGACCAAGCTCGTCGGCATCGACGTCATCCTCGTCCACCGCTTGCTGAAGAACGATGTGACGATCCCCGAGTACGTGCTCCTCACGGACGAGCTCTTCCGCACGGATGAGACGGCGCTCGGGGAGACTCGGCAGGAGATCGCCGCCGAGCTGGAGGGCATCGGCAGCATCGGCGCGCATTTCGTCGACGTCGGCTCTCTGGATGCGGCGCCCCCGCCACCGCGTGCGCTCGGGCTGGGTGCGCGCCTTGCCAGCACTTTCTCGGCCGTGGGGAGGGGGCTGCCCTACATGACGGGCAGGAAGCGGCCACGGCGGGATCGCTGA
- a CDS encoding MFS transporter, with amino-acid sequence MGVGTRDNLRDAAEAFSSNWRNRNLRRAQLGFLGAWTAEWAFTVGLGIVAYVDGGALAVGLVGLLRMLPSAVLAPLLSPFADRGRRERVLVIVSLLRGAATGGAAAVVALSGPVVVVYVLAVISTMAATLFRPAHSALLPTLSRTGHELASANVVRGLLDSVATLIGPLLAALLLALADVSAVFAVAAAASLWAALLLSRVRYETAPRPAAPRRNLLTEAAEGLRAVLRNGGLRLILGLAAAQSLTRGALTVFSVVVAIELLGIGESGAGTLMAAVGVGAVAGSLAASLLVGTARLGGWFAVGVALWGLPLALIGLFPGEAAALVLLALVGVGNALIDLAGFTLIGRLTPNDVMARVFGVLESLVAVSIGVGSMLASALIAWLGLQGALLTTGALCPVLAVLAWRRLRSLDRSVGDLDEDVELLQHVPMLRPLPLPAIEQIARAMEPVDLPEGATVFRQGDTGDRYYVIRAGSVDVVGDGRVVATLRRGDGFGEIALLRRTRRTATVVAREPVRLSSLTSERFGGIVLGYGPSAAAATEDVDGRLARFAPVTPPEAPVVEEPSPPESEERNS; translated from the coding sequence ATGGGCGTGGGGACCCGCGACAACCTCCGCGACGCCGCGGAAGCTTTTTCGAGCAATTGGCGCAATCGGAATCTGCGACGCGCGCAGTTGGGGTTCCTCGGCGCGTGGACAGCGGAATGGGCCTTCACCGTGGGCCTCGGCATCGTGGCGTACGTGGACGGGGGCGCGCTGGCCGTCGGACTCGTCGGCCTCCTGCGGATGCTGCCGTCAGCAGTGCTCGCGCCCCTCCTGTCGCCGTTCGCCGACCGCGGCAGGCGTGAGCGGGTGCTCGTGATCGTCTCGCTGCTGCGCGGCGCGGCGACGGGGGGCGCGGCGGCCGTGGTCGCCCTCTCCGGACCGGTGGTCGTCGTCTATGTCCTCGCCGTCATCTCGACCATGGCCGCCACGCTGTTCCGGCCCGCGCATTCGGCCCTGCTTCCCACCCTGAGTCGCACCGGCCATGAGCTGGCCAGCGCCAACGTGGTCCGCGGCCTGCTCGACTCCGTGGCGACGCTGATCGGACCCCTCCTCGCCGCCCTCCTCCTCGCCCTCGCAGACGTGTCGGCCGTCTTCGCCGTGGCCGCCGCGGCCTCGTTGTGGGCGGCGCTTCTGCTCTCCCGCGTGCGGTACGAGACCGCTCCGCGACCCGCCGCTCCCCGGCGGAACCTGCTCACCGAGGCGGCCGAGGGACTGCGTGCGGTGCTGCGCAACGGCGGTCTGCGTCTCATCCTGGGTCTCGCCGCGGCGCAGTCGCTCACGCGGGGAGCCCTGACGGTGTTCTCGGTCGTCGTGGCGATCGAGCTGCTCGGCATCGGAGAGTCCGGCGCCGGGACGCTCATGGCCGCGGTCGGAGTCGGCGCGGTCGCGGGGTCCCTCGCCGCATCCCTGCTGGTGGGCACCGCTCGGCTGGGTGGCTGGTTCGCGGTGGGTGTGGCTCTGTGGGGACTGCCGCTCGCCCTCATCGGCCTGTTCCCCGGGGAGGCCGCCGCGCTTGTGCTGCTCGCCCTCGTCGGCGTCGGCAACGCGCTGATCGACCTCGCCGGATTCACCCTGATCGGGCGCCTCACTCCCAACGATGTGATGGCCCGGGTCTTCGGAGTCCTGGAAAGCCTCGTCGCCGTGTCGATCGGGGTGGGCTCCATGCTCGCCTCCGCGCTGATCGCGTGGCTGGGTCTGCAAGGGGCGCTCCTGACGACCGGTGCCCTCTGCCCCGTGCTCGCCGTCCTCGCGTGGCGGCGGCTGCGTTCCCTCGACCGCTCGGTGGGCGACCTCGACGAGGACGTGGAGCTGCTCCAGCACGTGCCGATGCTCCGCCCGCTTCCGCTGCCCGCGATCGAGCAGATCGCCCGCGCGATGGAGCCGGTCGACCTGCCCGAGGGTGCGACGGTGTTCCGGCAGGGCGACACCGGCGACCGGTACTACGTGATCCGCGCGGGCTCCGTGGACGTCGTGGGAGACGGGCGGGTGGTGGCGACACTGCGTCGAGGGGACGGCTTCGGTGAGATCGCGCTTCTGCGCCGAACCCGACGCACGGCCACCGTCGTCGCCCGCGAGCCGGTGCGTCTGTCGTCCCTGACATCGGAACGCTTCGGCGGGATCGTGCTCGGTTACGGTCCCAGCGCGGCAGCGGCCACCGAGGACGTCGACGGACGATTGGCCCGGTTCGCCCCTGTCACACCGCCCGAGGCCCCCGTCGTCGAAGAGCCGTCACCACCCGAATCCGAGGAGCGTAACTCGTGA
- a CDS encoding enoyl-CoA hydratase/isomerase family protein, with product MSDSILVSIEGGLARVTLNRPGSLNAMDFEMAERWRDAARAATAPGVGAVILDAAGPAFCAGGDVVAMATSGAAGADLTATAHVIHEGIRTFVEAPVPVVAAVQGAVAGGGLGLMLTADYIVASESARFVSKYANIGLTPDLGVSTLLPAAIGQRRALQLLLQDRSLSAAEALEWGLVAEVVPVASVAARSEEVARFWLDNATAAFGQAARLVRTGAQRTFAENLDDEARTIGAAFDTADAKARVAAFAAASSKPRA from the coding sequence ATGAGCGACAGCATCCTGGTCTCGATCGAGGGCGGGCTGGCCCGCGTGACGCTGAACCGTCCGGGGTCTCTCAACGCGATGGACTTCGAGATGGCCGAGCGGTGGCGCGACGCCGCCCGCGCGGCTACGGCCCCGGGTGTGGGCGCGGTGATCCTGGATGCCGCGGGCCCGGCCTTCTGCGCGGGCGGCGATGTCGTGGCGATGGCGACCTCCGGTGCCGCCGGCGCCGACCTGACCGCGACGGCGCACGTCATCCATGAGGGCATCCGCACGTTCGTCGAAGCTCCCGTGCCGGTCGTGGCCGCCGTGCAGGGTGCCGTCGCCGGTGGCGGTCTCGGCCTCATGCTCACCGCCGACTACATCGTCGCCTCGGAGTCGGCCCGCTTCGTCAGCAAGTACGCCAACATCGGGCTCACCCCCGACCTGGGTGTCTCGACGCTGCTGCCGGCGGCGATCGGGCAGCGCCGGGCGCTGCAGCTGCTGCTGCAGGACCGCTCGCTGTCGGCCGCCGAGGCGCTGGAGTGGGGCCTGGTCGCCGAGGTCGTGCCCGTCGCGTCCGTCGCCGCGCGGTCGGAGGAGGTCGCCCGCTTCTGGCTCGACAACGCCACGGCCGCCTTCGGGCAGGCGGCGCGGCTGGTCCGCACCGGCGCGCAGCGCACGTTCGCCGAGAACCTCGACGACGAGGCCCGCACGATCGGCGCCGCCTTCGACACCGCCGACGCGAAGGCGCGCGTGGCCGCGTTCGCCGCCGCATCCTCGAAGCCCCGCGCCTGA
- a CDS encoding VOC family protein — protein MAVQSLFPILLTGDLPRLVAFYEAAMDAVVGYRFTDDNGADAYVSLTIGAATLAIGRDAAATDATGDRAALWFYVDDVDAAFARMVDAGAVTVQEPTDMPWGERVAQMRDPDGTLVNLGALASA, from the coding sequence ATGGCGGTGCAGTCGCTGTTCCCGATCCTGCTGACGGGCGACCTGCCGCGGCTCGTGGCGTTCTACGAGGCGGCGATGGATGCCGTCGTCGGCTACCGCTTCACGGATGACAACGGCGCCGACGCGTACGTGTCGCTCACGATCGGGGCCGCGACCCTCGCGATCGGCCGGGACGCCGCGGCCACCGACGCCACCGGCGATCGTGCGGCGCTGTGGTTCTACGTGGACGACGTCGACGCGGCCTTCGCGCGGATGGTCGATGCCGGCGCGGTCACCGTCCAGGAGCCGACGGACATGCCGTGGGGCGAGCGGGTGGCGCAAATGCGCGACCCCGACGGCACCCTGGTGAACCTCGGCGCCCTAGCATCCGCCTGA
- a CDS encoding SDR family oxidoreductase, translating to MSENTLAGKTILMSGGSRGIGLAIALRAARDGANIALLAKTDAPHPRLEGTVHTSAAAIEEAGGKALPIVGDVRNEDDITEAVLKTQGEFGGIDIVVNNASVIDLSGSLELATKKYDLMQDVNVRGTFLLSRAAIPMLSDAANPHILSLSPPLNTTPKWLGAHTGYSLAKFGMTMVTLGMAEEFADRGIAANTLWPRTTIATAAVQNILGGERIMAASRTPEIYADAAYEVLTTLSRERTGQSLIVEDVLTEAGVTDFARYAAVPGTPDSALFPDIFLD from the coding sequence ATGAGCGAGAACACCCTGGCCGGGAAGACCATCCTGATGTCGGGCGGCAGCCGGGGCATCGGGCTGGCGATCGCCCTGCGGGCGGCCCGGGACGGCGCGAACATCGCACTGCTGGCCAAGACGGATGCGCCGCATCCGCGCCTGGAGGGCACCGTGCACACCTCCGCCGCTGCGATCGAGGAGGCCGGCGGTAAGGCGCTGCCCATCGTCGGCGACGTGCGCAACGAGGACGACATCACCGAGGCGGTGCTGAAGACGCAGGGGGAGTTCGGCGGCATCGACATCGTCGTGAACAACGCCAGCGTCATCGACCTGTCCGGCTCGCTGGAGCTGGCGACGAAGAAGTACGACCTGATGCAGGACGTCAACGTGCGCGGCACGTTCCTGCTCTCCCGGGCGGCGATCCCGATGCTCTCCGACGCTGCCAACCCGCACATCCTGTCGCTGTCGCCGCCGCTGAACACCACCCCGAAGTGGCTGGGGGCCCACACCGGCTACAGCCTCGCGAAGTTCGGGATGACGATGGTCACCCTCGGGATGGCGGAGGAGTTCGCCGACCGCGGCATCGCCGCGAACACCCTGTGGCCGCGCACGACGATCGCGACCGCCGCGGTGCAGAACATCCTCGGCGGCGAGCGGATCATGGCGGCCAGCCGCACGCCGGAGATCTACGCGGACGCCGCGTACGAGGTGCTCACGACGCTTTCGCGCGAGCGCACCGGGCAGTCGCTCATCGTCGAGGACGTGCTGACCGAGGCCGGTGTCACCGACTTCGCCCGCTACGCCGCCGTGCCCGGCACCCCCGACAGCGCCCTGTTCCCCGACATCTTCCTCGACTGA
- a CDS encoding TetR/AcrR family transcriptional regulator: MDAEVEMRSDAAKRRATILHEARRLFAEHGGSVALEAIAEASGVGIATLYRNFATRAELADAVALDILADIRAAAGAGLAVVDDAATAAWDDFLTRLVGLELGALADALALRAPAELTAAVRQAQDDALGEVAALLAAARARGIVRAELDPVELVLAIGMITRPQPAALQARAPHLTARLAAIFAAGLRA, encoded by the coding sequence ATGGATGCGGAGGTGGAGATGCGCTCGGATGCCGCGAAGCGACGCGCGACGATCCTGCACGAGGCCCGGCGACTGTTCGCCGAGCACGGCGGGTCGGTCGCGCTGGAGGCGATCGCGGAAGCCAGCGGCGTGGGGATCGCCACGCTGTACCGCAACTTCGCCACGCGCGCCGAACTCGCCGACGCGGTGGCCCTGGACATCCTGGCCGACATCCGCGCCGCCGCCGGCGCCGGCCTGGCCGTGGTCGATGACGCAGCGACGGCGGCGTGGGACGACTTCCTCACGCGCCTGGTCGGGCTCGAACTCGGCGCGCTCGCCGACGCCCTCGCCCTGCGCGCACCGGCGGAGCTGACCGCCGCCGTCCGCCAGGCGCAGGACGATGCGCTCGGCGAGGTCGCCGCCCTGCTGGCAGCCGCCCGCGCGAGGGGGATCGTCCGGGCCGAACTGGACCCCGTCGAACTCGTGCTGGCGATCGGCATGATCACGCGGCCGCAGCCTGCCGCCCTCCAGGCCCGCGCCCCACACCTCACCGCGCGCCTGGCCGCGATCTTCGCCGCAGGCTTGCGCGCGTAG
- a CDS encoding GNAT family N-acetyltransferase, with protein sequence MTLRIEEVPVDDPRAVSLRSLLDAELQSRYGPLVAGEPAEITAARDAALAVHPGDVVATLLALDDSDGGDGGEALGHVMLRRLREEWELKRLIVPPEGRRRGIGRALTDAVLQRARAGGARRVILQTGAPQPESVRLYAAAGFTPIPVYEPYVATMSESLCFERVL encoded by the coding sequence GTGACGCTGCGCATCGAAGAGGTTCCCGTGGACGATCCCCGGGCGGTGAGCCTGCGGTCGCTTCTGGACGCAGAGCTGCAGAGCCGCTACGGTCCCCTCGTCGCCGGCGAGCCGGCCGAGATCACGGCGGCCCGCGATGCGGCCCTGGCCGTGCATCCCGGCGATGTCGTGGCGACCCTCCTCGCCCTCGATGACAGCGACGGCGGCGACGGCGGCGAGGCTCTCGGCCACGTGATGCTCCGGCGTCTCCGCGAGGAGTGGGAGCTCAAGCGGCTCATCGTGCCGCCGGAGGGACGCCGCCGCGGCATCGGACGCGCCCTCACCGATGCCGTGCTGCAGCGGGCGCGGGCCGGCGGCGCACGCCGGGTCATCCTGCAGACCGGCGCGCCGCAGCCGGAGTCGGTGCGGCTGTACGCCGCCGCCGGCTTCACCCCGATCCCCGTGTACGAGCCGTACGTCGCCACGATGTCGGAGTCGCTGTGCTTCGAGCGCGTGCTCTGA
- a CDS encoding energy-coupling factor transporter transmembrane component T family protein, with amino-acid sequence MTLLDATARTGAVARLNPLSKLAASALIALPLILTLDAVSAGVALALECLLLPFAGLRWREFWLRTWPVWVAAPLTAVTIALYGESSGRVHVEWLLLRVSDGSLELALATLLRVLAIALPSVVLFVTVDPTDLADGLAQILRLPARFVLGALAALRMVGLFLDDWRALELARRARGVADRGRIRRFAGMAFALLVLSIRRGSKLATAMEARGFGAPGRRTWARESHFGAGDIALLAVGAAISAVAVLAAVLTGAWNFILGPS; translated from the coding sequence GTGACCCTCCTGGACGCCACCGCGCGCACGGGCGCGGTCGCGCGGCTCAATCCGCTGTCCAAGCTCGCCGCCAGCGCGCTCATCGCCCTGCCGTTGATCTTGACGCTGGATGCCGTGTCAGCGGGTGTCGCGCTGGCGCTGGAATGCCTGCTCCTGCCGTTCGCGGGGCTGCGATGGCGCGAATTCTGGCTGCGCACGTGGCCGGTGTGGGTGGCCGCGCCCCTCACGGCCGTCACGATCGCACTGTACGGCGAGTCGTCGGGCCGGGTCCACGTCGAATGGCTCCTGCTGCGCGTGAGCGACGGCTCCCTCGAACTCGCGCTCGCGACACTGCTGCGCGTGCTGGCGATCGCGCTGCCCTCCGTCGTGCTGTTCGTCACGGTCGACCCCACCGATCTGGCGGACGGGCTCGCGCAGATCCTGCGGCTGCCGGCCCGATTCGTGCTCGGCGCGCTCGCGGCCCTGCGCATGGTCGGGCTGTTCCTGGATGACTGGCGAGCCCTCGAGCTCGCGCGGCGGGCCCGCGGGGTCGCCGACCGCGGCCGCATCCGGCGGTTCGCGGGCATGGCCTTCGCACTCCTGGTCCTCTCCATCCGGCGCGGCTCGAAGCTCGCCACGGCGATGGAGGCGCGCGGCTTCGGGGCACCGGGCCGGCGCACGTGGGCGCGGGAATCGCATTTCGGCGCCGGCGACATCGCGCTCCTCGCCGTCGGAGCCGCGATCTCAGCCGTCGCGGTGCTCGCGGCTGTGCTCACCGGCGCGTGGAACTTCATCCTCGGCCCGTCCTGA
- a CDS encoding ABC transporter permease, giving the protein MAALTPLDAAPATVRRTPSKPVLLVGLTAGLGVILVALLMLFIMPSLKSGAHNLPIGLAGPSSAVTQVEEGLDAGAPGAYTTRAFASEAALRDAVLDRDVVGGILVDEGGVHALVVGAGSTAISATISGTAQSLAEKAGTSAEIEDVVPLPESDPTGVGIGGLAFPLVFGGIVPAVAFRKVFSRSLGWAVGGILAFAAVGGIVVAAVLMFLFGSITTAFWPVAAAMALGIAGLALPLAGLQEVFGGKGFTIGAMIMMFVGNPLAGIATGAAWLPAGLGAIGQILPPGAAGTLVRSAAYFGGAGGLAAGLTLAAWVAAGALLLAVGARRTHLLSPSR; this is encoded by the coding sequence ATGGCCGCCCTCACCCCCCTCGACGCCGCTCCCGCAACGGTGCGCCGCACCCCGTCCAAGCCCGTTCTCCTGGTCGGTCTCACCGCCGGGCTCGGCGTCATCCTCGTGGCGCTGCTGATGCTGTTCATCATGCCGTCGCTCAAGAGCGGCGCCCACAACCTCCCGATCGGTCTCGCCGGTCCGTCGTCCGCCGTCACGCAGGTGGAGGAGGGCCTGGATGCGGGGGCCCCCGGCGCTTATACGACGCGGGCATTCGCATCGGAGGCCGCCCTGCGCGACGCGGTGCTCGATCGCGACGTGGTCGGTGGCATCCTCGTGGACGAGGGCGGGGTCCACGCGCTGGTGGTCGGCGCGGGGTCCACGGCGATCTCGGCGACCATCTCCGGCACGGCTCAGAGCCTGGCGGAGAAGGCCGGGACGAGCGCGGAGATCGAGGACGTCGTGCCCCTTCCCGAGTCCGATCCGACGGGGGTCGGCATCGGCGGCCTCGCTTTCCCCCTCGTGTTCGGGGGGATCGTGCCGGCGGTGGCCTTCCGCAAGGTGTTCTCGCGCAGCCTCGGCTGGGCCGTCGGCGGCATCCTCGCCTTCGCGGCCGTGGGCGGCATCGTGGTGGCCGCCGTCCTCATGTTCCTCTTCGGCAGCATCACGACGGCGTTCTGGCCGGTCGCCGCGGCCATGGCCCTCGGGATCGCCGGCCTCGCGCTCCCGCTGGCCGGCCTGCAGGAAGTGTTCGGAGGCAAGGGCTTCACGATCGGCGCGATGATCATGATGTTCGTCGGCAATCCCCTCGCCGGCATCGCGACCGGCGCCGCGTGGCTGCCGGCGGGGCTCGGCGCGATCGGACAGATCCTCCCGCCCGGAGCCGCCGGTACGCTCGTCCGCTCCGCCGCGTACTTCGGCGGCGCGGGCGGCCTGGCGGCGGGACTGACCCTCGCCGCCTGGGTCGCGGCCGGCGCCCTCCTGCTCGCCGTCGGCGCCCGTCGCACGCACCTCCTCTCGCCTTCCCGCTGA
- the rlmN gene encoding 23S rRNA (adenine(2503)-C(2))-methyltransferase RlmN encodes MTDQPPVRTTKPRQVRPTTEGWSQKKDAEGRPLLQFASPKRGKPPVHLADLTPSERVAKVQELGLPGFRAKQLEKHYFTHYTSDPAHMTDLPASGRDELVAGMLPPLLTEVRRLETDSGDTIKFLWKLHDGALVESVLMRYPGRITLCVSSQAGCGMNCPFCATGQAGLTRNMSAAEIIEQIVRANRLIAEGGLGGKSRRPADGPGQAPERVSNIVFMGMGEPLANYARVMQAVRVMVDKDHGLGMSARGITVSTVGLVPAITKLANENIPVTFALSLHAPDDGLRDELIPVNSRWKVDEALDAARAYFDKTGRRVSIEYALIKDMNDHGWRADLLAEKLNARGRGWVHVNPIPLNPTPGSIWTASDVPVQNEFVRRLNAAGIPTTLRDTRGKEIDGACGQLVATEEDQVVAAATPVG; translated from the coding sequence ATGACCGATCAGCCCCCCGTGCGCACCACCAAGCCCCGCCAGGTGCGCCCCACCACAGAAGGCTGGTCGCAGAAGAAGGATGCCGAGGGCCGGCCGCTCCTGCAGTTCGCCAGCCCCAAGCGCGGCAAGCCGCCCGTGCACCTGGCCGACCTCACGCCGTCGGAGCGGGTGGCCAAGGTCCAGGAGCTCGGGCTCCCGGGCTTCCGCGCGAAGCAGCTCGAGAAGCACTACTTCACGCACTACACCTCCGACCCGGCGCACATGACCGACCTGCCCGCATCCGGTCGCGACGAACTCGTCGCCGGCATGCTGCCACCGCTGCTCACCGAGGTGCGGCGCCTGGAGACCGACAGCGGCGACACGATCAAGTTCCTGTGGAAGCTGCACGACGGCGCGCTCGTGGAGTCGGTGCTCATGCGCTACCCCGGCCGCATCACGCTGTGCGTGTCGAGCCAGGCCGGATGCGGCATGAACTGCCCGTTCTGCGCCACCGGGCAGGCGGGCCTCACGCGCAACATGTCGGCGGCCGAGATCATCGAGCAGATCGTGCGCGCCAACCGCCTGATCGCCGAGGGCGGGCTCGGTGGGAAGAGCCGTCGCCCCGCCGATGGACCGGGGCAGGCGCCCGAGCGCGTGTCGAACATCGTCTTCATGGGCATGGGGGAACCCCTGGCCAACTACGCCCGCGTCATGCAGGCCGTGCGCGTCATGGTGGACAAGGACCACGGCCTCGGGATGAGCGCGCGCGGCATCACGGTCTCCACCGTGGGTCTCGTGCCGGCCATCACGAAGCTCGCCAACGAGAACATCCCCGTCACGTTCGCGCTGTCGCTGCACGCGCCCGACGACGGACTGCGCGACGAACTGATCCCGGTCAACTCGCGCTGGAAGGTCGACGAGGCCCTCGACGCCGCTCGCGCGTACTTCGACAAGACCGGGCGGCGCGTGTCGATCGAATACGCGCTCATCAAGGACATGAACGATCACGGCTGGCGCGCCGACCTCCTCGCCGAGAAGCTCAACGCCCGCGGCCGCGGATGGGTGCACGTCAACCCCATCCCCCTCAACCCGACGCCCGGCTCGATCTGGACCGCATCCGACGTGCCGGTGCAGAACGAGTTCGTCCGCCGGCTCAACGCGGCCGGGATCCCCACGACGCTGCGCGACACGCGCGGCAAGGAGATCGACGGCGCATGCGGCCAGCTCGTGGCCACAGAAGAGGACCAGGTCGTCGCCGCCGCGACGCCCGTGGGCTGA
- a CDS encoding aminoglycoside 3'-phosphotransferase, translating to MNPDARETWQQAFAPPTTTPVPARVRDLAEGAALEPVWENEIGGLTFRARGVEGVRYIKYGPLNAETSMAVEAERMGWASAYTPVPRVLAVGADDEHEWLVTSGLPGLSAVDPRWTAEPATAVRAIGRGLRALHEALPVDECPFDWTVPARVANAAGRGIVLPPALREPPPIERLVVCHGDACAPNTLVGDDGAWSGHVDLGALGVADRWADIAVAAMSTEWNYGPGWQDALVEAYGISPDRERLAYYQALWNAT from the coding sequence ATGAACCCGGACGCACGGGAGACATGGCAGCAGGCCTTCGCCCCGCCCACCACCACGCCGGTGCCCGCACGCGTGCGCGACCTCGCCGAGGGCGCGGCGCTGGAACCGGTGTGGGAGAACGAGATCGGCGGATTGACGTTTCGCGCGAGGGGGGTCGAGGGCGTCCGGTACATCAAGTACGGCCCCCTCAACGCCGAGACATCGATGGCGGTGGAGGCCGAACGGATGGGGTGGGCGTCGGCCTACACGCCGGTGCCGAGGGTGCTCGCCGTGGGTGCCGACGACGAGCACGAGTGGCTCGTCACCTCGGGCCTTCCCGGCCTGTCGGCCGTCGACCCGCGGTGGACGGCGGAGCCGGCGACGGCGGTGCGGGCGATCGGACGCGGGCTTCGAGCCCTGCACGAGGCTCTTCCCGTCGACGAGTGCCCGTTCGACTGGACCGTGCCCGCCCGCGTGGCGAACGCGGCCGGCCGCGGGATCGTCCTCCCGCCGGCGCTGCGCGAACCTCCGCCGATCGAGCGGCTCGTGGTGTGCCACGGCGATGCGTGCGCACCCAACACCCTCGTCGGCGACGACGGCGCGTGGAGCGGGCACGTCGACCTGGGCGCCCTGGGGGTCGCCGACCGGTGGGCCGACATCGCGGTGGCCGCCATGAGCACGGAGTGGAACTACGGTCCGGGATGGCAGGACGCGCTGGTGGAGGCGTATGGCATCAGCCCGGATCGCGAGCGCCTCGCGTACTACCAGGCGCTGTGGAACGCCACCTGA